The following proteins come from a genomic window of Minwuia thermotolerans:
- the rfbC gene encoding dTDP-4-dehydrorhamnose 3,5-epimerase, which translates to MQVEATAIPEVRIVRPARHGDGRGFFSEVWNRRALAAAGIEADFVQDNHVLNGRAGTLRGLHLQVAPSPQAKLVRCLRGAILDVAVDVRRGSPTFGRHVAVELSGENWAQLWVPEGFAHGYCTLTDGAEVIYKVTGYYDAQAERGVRFDDPALGIDWPVDRGAAILSEKDRAWPDLAGFGGV; encoded by the coding sequence ATGCAGGTTGAGGCGACGGCGATTCCCGAAGTGCGGATCGTCCGGCCCGCGCGGCACGGCGACGGGCGCGGCTTCTTCTCCGAGGTCTGGAACCGGCGCGCGCTGGCCGCGGCGGGCATCGAGGCCGACTTCGTGCAGGACAATCACGTCCTGAACGGCCGGGCCGGCACGCTGCGCGGCCTGCACCTGCAGGTGGCGCCCAGCCCGCAGGCGAAGCTGGTGCGTTGCCTGCGCGGCGCCATCCTGGACGTGGCGGTTGACGTCCGCCGCGGCTCGCCCACCTTCGGGCGGCACGTGGCGGTGGAGCTCTCGGGCGAGAACTGGGCGCAGCTCTGGGTGCCCGAAGGCTTCGCCCACGGTTATTGTACGCTGACCGACGGCGCGGAGGTGATCTACAAGGTGACGGGCTACTACGACGCGCAAGCCGAGCGGGGCGTCCGCTTCGACGATCCGGCGCTGGGCATCGACTGGCCCGTCGACCGGGGCGCGGCGATCCTCTCGGAGAAGGACCGCGCCTGGCCCGACCTCGCCGGCTTCGGCGGGGTGTGA